In the genome of Streptomyces sp. P3, the window GCCCCCGGCGGCGGCCGCGTTGTTGTGGGCCCGGCACAGCCGGGTCAGCGAGTCGAGGAGGATCACGACGTCCTCGCCGGCCTCGACGAGCCGTTTGGCCCGCTCGACCACCAGGTCGGCGAGGGCGATGTGCTGCCGGGGCGCCCGGTCGAAGGTCGAGGCGTACACCTCGCCGCGCACGGAGCGCCGCATGTCGGTGACCTCCTCGGGGCGCTCGTCGAGCAGCAGGACCATCAGCCGGGCCTCGGGGTGGTTGCCGGCGACGGCGGCGGCGATCTGCTGGAGCAGCACGGTCTTGCCGGTCTTGGGCGGGGCGACGATCAGTCCGCGCTGGCCCTTGCCGACGGGCGCGAGGAGGTCGGTGACCCGCCCGGCGAGGCCGGCCGCGGGGTGTTCCAGGCGCAGCCGTCGGTGGGGGTGGAGCGGGGTGAGGTCGCGGAAGTGGCGGCGGCCGCGCAGTTCGCCGGGCGTGCGGCCGTCGACGCGGGCCACCTCGGTCAGGGTGCGCTGGGCGCCGCGCACCCCTTCGACGAGGTCACCGCCGCGCAGGCCGTGACGGCGGATCAGTGCCGCGGGCACCTGCACGTCGTCCGGGGTGGGCAGGCAGTCGAGCGGGCGCAGGCGGCCCTTGCCGCCCGCGTCGACGTCGAGGACGCCGACGGCGGTCCGGACCGGGGGCTGCTGGTGGACGGAGGGCTGTTCGAGGGTGGGGGCGGTCATGGTGGTGTGTCCTTTCACGGACGGAGGCACGGGGACGTGCGAGAGGGGAGGGAGCAGCCGCGGGAGAAGGGCGCGGCGCGTGACGCGCCGCGGGCGGCGGGAACGACACCTGTCACGACGGAGCTGTCCGCCGTCGACGAGGTGGTGCGGGAAAGCCGCCGCACCGGCCGGGAAGGGCGGGTGGTTCGACGGGCAGAGAAGGAATCGGCACCGGCGCCTCGAAGCGGGGCGTACACAAATGCCACTCGCAATATAGCACGCTCTTCGGCGTGCACTGATTCTTCCGTGGTTTGCCGCGAATGTCCTCAGAGGGTAACGATCCGTGACGGCAAGGGACTTGACTGCTATGTGTGCATTATCTTCACGTCATGTCCACGCCGTCTCAGCCTCCGCAGCAGCCGGAGCCGCCGTCCGGGGCGCCGGCCCAGCCGAGCGCGTATCCCTATCCGAATCCGCAGTCACCCGCCCCCGGCGGGCCGTTGGGGTTCCCCCCGGCGGCGCCCGCCGCCCCGTCCGCCCAGCAGAGCGTCTACGCCCAGCCGACCCTGGTCGGACCCCTGGTGCAGCCGCCGCAGCCGCAGCCCGGCAACCCGTATGCCCAGCCCGGCCCGTACCCGGCCGTCGGACCGCCGCCGCCGCCGACCGGCGGCCGTGCGGGACGGGCGGTCCTGTGGGCCGTCGTCGGCGCGGTGGCGGCGTCCGCCGCGTGGGCGGCGGGCGTCTTCCTGATCCCCGCCGGGTCCGACGTCGACCTGCGCGGCTACTCGGCGCCGGCCAACCTGTGCAACTCCACCGACTACGCGTCCTTCCAGTCGGAGTACGCGGCGAACGACAGCACCCCGACCCACAACAGCCTCGGGGACGACGCCCTCGACGAGGTGCTGTGCAACCTCAGTCTGAAGAAGACCGGTTCGAGTTACGCCGACGCGTACCTGTACGTCCAGCTGGACCTGCACAAGAAGACCGACCCGGGACCGGAGTTCACCGCCACTTGGAAGAACTACGGCGAGAGTCACTCGGGTTACGACGTGGACACGGTGGCGGGCATCGGCGACGAGGCCTATCTCGTCAGTAACGACACCACGTCCTCCTCGTCGAGCGGTTCGCTCTACGCCACGCTCGCCGTGCGCGACGGCTGGGTGACCTACACGATGAGCTACAGCGCCTACTACTCCTCGTACAGCACGGACAAGGACCCGCCGACGCTCGACGAGGTCTCGGGCTGGCTGAAGACCGACTCCCGGGCCACGCTCGCCGAGCTCAGGGACTGACCTCGCTTCAGGAGGCGGAGACCGCCCACGCCTGCGCCTCCTTCGCGATGTCGTCGAACCGCGCGCCCATGGCCGCCGCCAGGGCCTGCGCGCCGGACAGCGGGCGGACCATGACCGTCAGTTCGTCGATGAGGCCGTTGTCGTCGACGTGGATGAAGTCGCAGCCGCTGAGCCGGCGTTCCCCCACCCGCGCCGTGAAGACCAGGGCATGGTCGCGCCCTTCGCCGCCCTCCAGCTCCTGTACGTACCGGAAGTCCTCGAAGACCTGCGAGACCGCGCGCAGGATCGCCGCCGTGATCGCCTTGCCCGGGTAGGGCTTGAAGACCACCGGGCTGGTGAAGACCACGTCGTCGGACAGCAGTGCCTCGACGGCCTCGAGATCGCCGGCCTCGACCGCCTCGCGGAATGCGCGCATCGGATCTCCTCGTTCTCAGTGATAGTAAATTTGTTGATTAGGTGCGTCCGAGAATAATCACCTGGTGTTACCGTGTCCACATGTCCCTCAAGTACGCCGTCCTGGCCGCTCTTCTGGAGGGCGAGGCCTCGGGTTACGAGCTGTCGAAGATCTTCGACGTCTCCCTGGCGAACTTCTGGCCGGCGACCCCGCAGCAGCTCTACCGCGAACTGGAGCGCCTCGCCCAGGACGGCCTGATCGAGGCACGGGTGGTACGGCAGGAGCGCCGGCCCGACAAGCGCATGTTCACCCTGACCGGGGCGGGCCGCGAGGATCTGAGCGCCTTCGCCGCCGTCCCGCCCCGCCGCCCCGCCGCACTGCGCGACGAGCTCATGGTCAAGATCCAGGCGATGGACGGCGCGGACCCCGGGGCGACGCGCGAGCTGATCGAGAAGCGCATGAGCTGGTCGCGCGGCAAACTCGACCGCTACGAACGGCTCCGCGACCGCCTCCTCGCAGGGCGCACCGAGGAGGAGTACCTGAGCGAGGCCGATCGGATCGGGCCCTATCTGACGCTGCTCGGCGGCATCGCCCTCGAAGAGACGAATGTGCGCTGGTGCGAGCGGGCCCTCGGTCTTCTCGAACGGCGCACGGCCGTAGGCTGACGCCGATGTTCAGCCCCGAAGGCCCCACGCTGCGCGAACTCGCCGTCCAGGCCCTGTCGTCCGTCGAGCACGGCTACGACCTCCTCGCGCCGAAGTTCGACCACACGCCGTTCCGCACCCCGGACTCCGTCCTCGACGCGGTCGCCGCGGCGCTGAAGGACACCGGCCCCTACGAGGACGGCCTCGACCTGTGCTGCGGCACGGGCGCCGGGGTGGACGTCCTGGCGACGGTGTGCCGGTCCAGCGTGACCGGCGTCGACTTCAGCGCCGGCATGCTCGACGAGGCGCGCCGACGGCCCCCGACGGCCGGCCCGCGGGTGTCCTGGGTGCGCGCGGACGCCCGTGCCCTGCCTTTCACGGCCCGCTTCGACCTCGTCGTCAGCTTCGGCGCGTTCGGCCACTTCCTGCCCCGGGAGCTGCCGGGCCTGTTCGCCCAGGTGCACACCGCGCTGCGGCCGGGCGGTCGCTTCGCTTTCCCGGTCCTCGCCCCGCCCGCGCCGTCCTCCCCGCTGTACTGGGCGCTTCTCGGCTTCGACGCCGCGATGCGGGTGCGCAACGCCCTGTGGCGGCCGCCGTTCGTGATGTACTACCGGGCCTTCCGGCTCGGCGAGGTGCGGCGCGAACTGACGCGGGCCGGATTCCACGTGGAGCTGCGCGCCCTGCCCGAGTTCGGGGCGCGGAGCGACGGCAGCCCACGGGTCCGCCTGGTCGAGGCGCGACGGACCGGACCGGCCGACGACGCTCCGGACGGGGTCACCCGGCCGCCGGGAGCGTGAACGCCCGGACCAGCGCCTCCCGCCGGGTGTCCACCGCCGGGCCGCGGGCCGTCCCGGCATCCTCCCGTGCGCCGCTCTTCGGGCGACCGTGTCGCGGCCGGCCAAGGACGCCGCCGTTCACAACGCGCCGTAGAGAGCGTCCACCAGCGCCGTCTTGCGCGGGTCGTCGGCGATGTGCGGGCCCATGCGGTTCATGACGTATCCGAGCGACACGCCGGCCTCGGGGTCCGCGAGCCCGCAGGAACCGCCGAAGCCGTCGTGTCCGAAAGCGCGCGGGTTGGGTCCGTAGGAGCCGTTCGGCCCGCTGAGCCAGAGCCCGAGCCCGATCTCCGTCTCGTGCGCGAATCCGGCCCCCAGCACCAGGTCCCGGCATCTGCCCTGGCCCTCGCGCACCCGCTCGGCGGCCTCGGGGGACAGGATGCGCCGGCCGTCGTACGTGCCCCGGCCGGCCAGGATCCCGTAGAGCGCGGCGACTGCCCGGGCGGTGCCGTGGCCGTTCGCGGCCGGGATCTCAGCGGCCCGCCACGCGGCCGTGTTGGCCTCGGCCGCACCCGCCGGCGGGTTGGTCAGCGCGGCGATGGCCGCGGGCGACAACTGGCTGAAGACAGCCGCCTGTTCGCTGGACGAGGCGGCCGGCGGATGCACCAGTTCGGCAGCCCGGGCGGACTCCTTCTCGGGCAGCCCGATCGTGAAGTCGATACCCAGCGGGCCGGTCACCTCCCGTTCCAGGAAGGCCCCCGGCAGCAGCCCCGACACCCGTCGTACGACCTCCCCGACCAGGAATCCGTAGGTGAGCGCGTGATAGCCGGACCGGGTGCCCGGTTCCCACCAGGGCTCCATGGCGGCGAGACGCCCGGTGGTCAGCTCCCAGTCGAAGAGCTGGTCGAGCGAGTGCGGTTCGCGCAGCCCCGCGAGGCCCGCGCGGTGGGACAGCAGATGCCGTACCAGGACGTGTTCCTTGCCCGCCGCGGCGAACTCCGGCCAGTAGTCGGCCACCGGCGCGTCGAAGTCGAGCAGACCCCGGTCGGCGAGGATGTGCGCGCACAGCGCGGTCGGCCCCTTCGAGGTGGACCAGACGTTGACCAGGGTGTCCCGCTCCCAGGGCCGGGTGCGGGCGGCGTCGGCCCAGCCTCCCCACAGGTCGGCCACCGTCGCCCCGTCGACCGTGACGCTCACCGCGGCGCCCAGTTCGCCGCGCTCCCGGAAGTTCTCCTCGAAGGCGGTGCGCAGCGCGGCGAACCACGGGTCGCAGTGACCGTGAACCTGTGGCACGTGCTCGGACATGGGTCCTCCGTGGTCCGCCGGAAACCCCGGATCGCGATGGTGCGGTCCGGACCCATCGAACATACCGACTGGTCGGACTGGAGGGAAGCGGTCGGAGCGACTCCCCGGCGGAATCGCCGCCCGCCGCCGGTCGGGCCCGGATCTGCGCCGGCGCGCCGGCAGGCCCGGGCCCGGCCCGCTCAGGCGTACGCGCGCAGCCAGCGCAGCTTGGCCGCTTCCTGGTAGGGGCCGCCGCCCTCGTGGTCGTTGAAGTCGTACACCTCGATCGCCTTGTCGTCGTGCGCCCACGCGTTGAAGGCGGCGAACACGGTCGACGGCGGGCAGGTCTGGTCCTCGAGGGCCGCCGAGAACAGCGCGGGCGCCGTTCCGCGGGCGGCGAAGTGCACGCCGTCGAAGTACGACAGGGTGCGCAGCACGTCCTGTGTGCGACCGCGGTGCGTCTTGAGGAACAGGCCGATCTCGCGGTAGGGGTGACGGTCCGTCAGCGTCGCGGCTCGTGGGAAGTCGCACAGGAACGGCACGTCCGGGGCGACGCCCGCGAGGTCCGGCACCAGACCGCCCACGGCTATCGTGATGCCGCCGCCCTGGCTCCCGCCGACCGCCACGGTCCGTGAGGCGTCGGTCAGCGGGTGCGAGCGGGCCGCCTCGATCGCACGCACCGCGTCCGTGAACACCCGGCGGTAGTAGTAGTTCTCCGGGTCGTCGATGCCCCGGGTCATGAATCCGGGGTACGAGGGCGCGCCGCCCACCGGGTCCGCGGTGCCGCCCCCGCCGCCCCACGCGCTGCCCTGCCCGCGGGTGTCCATGATGAAGTGCGCGCGGCCCGTCGACGCCCACAACAGGTGCTCGTGCGGCAGGCCGCGCCCGCCGCCGTAGCCGACGAACTCCACCACCAGCGGCAGCGGTTGCGCCGTCCCGGCGGGCAGCGTCAGCCAGCCCTTGACCGGGTGACCGCCGAACCCGGCGAACGTGACGTCGTACACCTGCACCGTGGCCAGGCCCGTGTCGACCGGCTCGAAGCGGGCGTCCAGGTCGTGCTCGCGGGCTTCCTGGAGGGTCTTGGACCAGAACGCGTCGAAATCCTCCGGTTCGGCGGAGGTGCTGCGGTACGCGCGGAGCTCTTCGAGCGACAGGTCGAACAGGGGCATGAAGGACCGCCTTTTGTTAAGTGCCCGTACGAATGATCACACCGTACGGTGGCGGCGGGAAGGCTCGCCAGCCCCCGCCCGCGCGCATCAGGCGGGCCTGCGCCGGCTCCACTGCGGTTCGGTGCGCGCCCATTCCCGCTCCCATTCGCCCAGCCGGCGCCGCATCGCCAGCCGGCGGACCACGGCGTTTCCGAGCAGGACCGTGACGGCCGTGCACCCGGCCACGCACACGCCCATGGTCAGGGTCTGCTGCCACACCATGGTGCCGTTCGGCGGCGGGGCGACACCGTGGCCGTGCGCGTCGAACCACACGTCCACCGTCTGCCCCTGGCGCGTGCCCGCCGGCACCCGTGCGGCGGCCGTGCGGACCGGCTCGCCCGGCGGCGTCCAGCGCACGGTCGCCCGGACCGTCTGCTGCCGGCCGCCCTCCACCGACGGCATCGTCTGCGGCACGCCGCCGACGACCTGGGCCCGCACCCGGTGGCGGTCGGCCTGCTGCCGGGCCGCGACCGTTTGAGCGTCGTCGTGGGCCCACTGGCCGGCCACCGCTCCGGCCAGGGGCGCGGCGACGAGCAGCAGCACGGCGACGACGAGCGTCGTCCACGCCTCCACCACGTCCGAACGGCGCCGCAGCGGATTGTGCCGCCAGCGCCAGCCACGCACCCGGGTTCGCATGTCGACCTCCTCGCCGTCACGCGGACGAGTGCCCCCATGGGGGGTATGCCCCGTTTGGAGTATATGGTTTCACGCATCGTTCACGTCGGCTCGCCGACGGCCCGCCCCCGCACGGGCGCGAACGCGCGGCGCTCGATCACGCGCCCGCTCCGCCCGTCCGAGCCGGGTCAGGGGCGGTCCACGCGTTGTACCGCTCCAGGTATTCCGCGAACCGCTCCAGGTCCTCCCGCGGCCAGTCGGCGAGCCG includes:
- a CDS encoding nuclear transport factor 2 family protein, with translation MRAFREAVEAGDLEAVEALLSDDVVFTSPVVFKPYPGKAITAAILRAVSQVFEDFRYVQELEGGEGRDHALVFTARVGERRLSGCDFIHVDDNGLIDELTVMVRPLSGAQALAAAMGARFDDIAKEAQAWAVSAS
- a CDS encoding class I SAM-dependent methyltransferase, translating into MFSPEGPTLRELAVQALSSVEHGYDLLAPKFDHTPFRTPDSVLDAVAAALKDTGPYEDGLDLCCGTGAGVDVLATVCRSSVTGVDFSAGMLDEARRRPPTAGPRVSWVRADARALPFTARFDLVVSFGAFGHFLPRELPGLFAQVHTALRPGGRFAFPVLAPPAPSSPLYWALLGFDAAMRVRNALWRPPFVMYYRAFRLGEVRRELTRAGFHVELRALPEFGARSDGSPRVRLVEARRTGPADDAPDGVTRPPGA
- the rho gene encoding transcription termination factor Rho, whose translation is MTAPTLEQPSVHQQPPVRTAVGVLDVDAGGKGRLRPLDCLPTPDDVQVPAALIRRHGLRGGDLVEGVRGAQRTLTEVARVDGRTPGELRGRRHFRDLTPLHPHRRLRLEHPAAGLAGRVTDLLAPVGKGQRGLIVAPPKTGKTVLLQQIAAAVAGNHPEARLMVLLLDERPEEVTDMRRSVRGEVYASTFDRAPRQHIALADLVVERAKRLVEAGEDVVILLDSLTRLCRAHNNAAAAGGRTLSGGVDATALIGPKRFFGAARAAEEGGSLTILATALVETGSRADDFYFEELKGTGNMELRLDREPASRRVFPAVDVNGSGTRREELLLSPAESTAVRGLRRALQTAHGQANLETLLERLRQTPDNAAFLRLIQPTLPTG
- a CDS encoding acetylxylan esterase codes for the protein MPLFDLSLEELRAYRSTSAEPEDFDAFWSKTLQEAREHDLDARFEPVDTGLATVQVYDVTFAGFGGHPVKGWLTLPAGTAQPLPLVVEFVGYGGGRGLPHEHLLWASTGRAHFIMDTRGQGSAWGGGGGTADPVGGAPSYPGFMTRGIDDPENYYYRRVFTDAVRAIEAARSHPLTDASRTVAVGGSQGGGITIAVGGLVPDLAGVAPDVPFLCDFPRAATLTDRHPYREIGLFLKTHRGRTQDVLRTLSYFDGVHFAARGTAPALFSAALEDQTCPPSTVFAAFNAWAHDDKAIEVYDFNDHEGGGPYQEAAKLRWLRAYA
- a CDS encoding serine hydrolase domain-containing protein, whose amino-acid sequence is MSEHVPQVHGHCDPWFAALRTAFEENFRERGELGAAVSVTVDGATVADLWGGWADAARTRPWERDTLVNVWSTSKGPTALCAHILADRGLLDFDAPVADYWPEFAAAGKEHVLVRHLLSHRAGLAGLREPHSLDQLFDWELTTGRLAAMEPWWEPGTRSGYHALTYGFLVGEVVRRVSGLLPGAFLEREVTGPLGIDFTIGLPEKESARAAELVHPPAASSSEQAAVFSQLSPAAIAALTNPPAGAAEANTAAWRAAEIPAANGHGTARAVAALYGILAGRGTYDGRRILSPEAAERVREGQGRCRDLVLGAGFAHETEIGLGLWLSGPNGSYGPNPRAFGHDGFGGSCGLADPEAGVSLGYVMNRMGPHIADDPRKTALVDALYGAL
- a CDS encoding PadR family transcriptional regulator produces the protein MSLKYAVLAALLEGEASGYELSKIFDVSLANFWPATPQQLYRELERLAQDGLIEARVVRQERRPDKRMFTLTGAGREDLSAFAAVPPRRPAALRDELMVKIQAMDGADPGATRELIEKRMSWSRGKLDRYERLRDRLLAGRTEEEYLSEADRIGPYLTLLGGIALEETNVRWCERALGLLERRTAVG